The DNA window ATCTACATTAAGATGTGGAAGCTTGCTTGCACCTTCATCGCGACATGGCATTTGTGGGAAATTTGTTCCACTCTCCACCTGCTCCTGCTTTGTCGGAATACTTGGATCTCCTATATCCTGCAAATATATAATCTCACTTCAAAGTATTATTCTCCATGCAATGgattaaattttcaataatggATAAGATTTTGTCCCTAAAAGATTGATGTGATTTGCATAAATAATGTTATTCATTATATAGACATTTTTTCTGTGAACCTTGTAAGTCACATCTCTACTAATTGATGTGTTTTCTCATcgtgaattttttaataatattctcGATAGAGTTGAAAAACAAACCCTAGTATAAGAACAATGCCTCATGTTGTTGAAGATTCGACCAGTAACTCAACAAATGTGCTTTCGAAAATTTTTCCCGAAAGAACTGACCCCCTCAACAATTATTATCTTCATTCGTAGAAGAAAAGGTAACAAAAATTGATAATCAATTTGTTAGATATAactctttttttagaaaaagaaatataaaatattattaagaattATTATACGAATGCAACCGAATTACTAAATCGACAGTGACTTTGAGTTGGTATAATTAGAATTTTAGTTTCATTTAAAggcattttaataatattattatttttgcttccgcctctcaaattttaattttaatttggtctttTCATCTCATAATGAATGAACTGAGTTAAAAATCGAATTTAGTGCTTAAAAAGAATCTACCTTAATAAGAGGGAATGATGTAGGAGAGGACATGAAAGCAGAAAGGAGCTCCGTTGAACTGTAGTTGTGATGCCATGATGGAAGACCATCGTTACTTGAGGTGGTGGTGACATGGCAACCCCCCATTTCACTCATGTTTGTTCCATGTCCCATCGGGTCATACACCGTATTCATTGATGATTGATTCCTATACAAACATATATTAAGGTAAGAATTTAAGCCTAAcccttttattatatatttatatgggaattgaatggtataattaGTATACCTAACAGGAATTGAAGGAGATTCAGATCCTGCACAATACTGAGTTGGGTTTTGGGATTGTCCATTGTCTGGCAACCAACCCACCACGTCATTTCCAAATGAGTTTGGCATCCCTTCTTGCGCATCCAAGTACATCTACATTTTTATATGAgtcataattaataatttaatatttatatttatgaatttttgtattatttttaattttagtaaaagtatcatgaagaTCCTTATACTAGCATTTTGCTAGATAAAGTAATCTCTGAATGTGGCTGACAAAATAATTAGACAGTTACATATGACATGCTATGTGTAACTCATGTTGACATAAAATGACTAGTTTTAACAATAAAAGTGGAGGAAATTGTTAACAAAAGGACTATTTActatttgatctaatgtacagagactaatttatctattttttaccTTTATATTTCATATGTTTGAGATTAATTTACCTGTACACTAGATGGATCAGTGAAAGAGGATAAATGATTCGTCGTGAGATAATTCTGCAATctcattaatttaaatataatcattacTTGAAAACACTAATTAAAGAAAGAGTTTAGAgttaactaaaataatattagtatAATCACTTAATCCATAAAGAGATAGATATGATATCAACCTTTCTTTGAGTAATACGTGTTAAAACTTGTTCAAGGTTCTTCTCGCACGATTCAAACTCGGCCATGGATGTGAGTGTTAAAGGCTCAGGCTCAGGCTCATACACCCTTTATACAATTCAAGTACAATAATCATCAAATGgagtaaattaaattaattcaaagcaatatatatataaagaggtTTAGGTAATTAATAGTATAATAAGTCTCCTGACCTTAATTGCTCCTCGGCCAATTGTATTTGTTGTCGTAAATTATTGATTTCCCGATGAAGTTCCTATTCATATTTCTAAAGggcttaattatattattaagcTTCATACAAGAGAAATAATACTAAAATGTGTACCTCTACATTTGAGTTAGTGGTAGTATTTGTAGTAGAACTGCATAGAAACATTAATTGagatatcataaattttaaataaatattaatatcatGTGTTTTAAAAgaatatgaatatgaatgataaaattttatatcgGAAAATATAAACTTCGATTCCGATTTAGAAAGAAGATTGCGTCGGAAGAAAAAACCTTGCAAGTTGAAGAACAAAATCATGTTCAGCTTGAAGTTTCTTCAAGGTGCTTAGCAAAATCTGAAACATAAAAAGGAAGGGTAGAAATGATGAAATATGTTATATTTGGAGCCATATAATAACTGATGTCAAATTACCTCTTTATTCCGTACCAAGCtgcaattaaaaaaagaaaaatactagtaaaatattaaaaaaaattcaaattttaatatctGCAAAATCTTTTATCTTTGTACTCAAAAAAGATTTATCCTTTAAATCAAAATCCCTACCATCCTCTATCTTGATCAGGTAAATTTATGTATCGACTAAGCACATCTTCAATTCTACAAggagttgaaaaaaaaaacatgataaaCATGAACATGATAGTTGTAATTCAATAGGATGCGATTAGTAAGGGGTACCTTTTTTTGCCTGAAAAATGACTGACACGACCAGATGGTGAGAACATGATGAGAGCAATTTCGATGTCGCAAAGGATGGAAAGCTCATAAGCTTTCTTGATTAGTCCATTTCTACGTTTGGAGAAGGTGACTTGTCGGTTGGTATCATTCTCGATCCTTTTAATTTGAAGTTTAACACGACCCATGAAATGGGAGAGGGAAAAGAGAAGAATTGAGAAGTATGTTTAGTTTTGGTATAGGGAATTGTAGGCTTTTTGGGATGTTATAAAGGGGTGATATTATGATATAGTTGAAACTGAAGAGGTCAAAATAGAGATACCGAATAAAAAGAAGCAGAGCAAAGAGTGAGAGTCATAGCTAGAAGGGTGGAAGGGTTTGTTTTCCAAATAGTGAATGGGCGAAATTATCTCCCTCTCTTTCATATCCTTAATTAGATGGTTTGTTTCAATGCTGCTACTTGAATAAGATCCTATTCAACCAACatctgttttttcttttctcttctctcctATTTTAAACGTTTTATTTTAACATTGGGTTAATAGGAGATACAATTTCACCTGCCATTTTCATAAAATTCACAACTTCAGGTTTGTATGCCTTGGATTCACCTTGCTCTCTCAGCTTGTCTCAATTTGAATcctagttaaataattaaaaatataaaatattaatatgaaaataattttaatatttttttataatatatgagGAGTAAACTCTAGTTGTTAATTTGGGAAAGGTTGACTAGCTTAGCATTGCTTTTGAGAAGTATTTTAGAAAAGTGATGttgagaaatatttttgaaaagtttggtttaagattCAAGTGTTTAGTATTACTatccaaaagtacttttgagaaataaaatgtccattttagacctagtgttataaagtaacaaataaacatttaaataaagttcaaattagttaatattatgatattttaataagaatatagaaaataatttattataatttgttgttaatattttaatatatgaaaaataaattttaaatattttctaagcAATTAACCACATAAGGGCAAGTACCATATGCTGGAGAGTGAAAACATAATTAAGTTGTTAAAACTGCTTTTGGaagaaaaaagctaaaaatttttacTTCTCCATTTaggaaaagtacttttgaaaagccAAATGTTTTCTTCAAAATTTGTTTGTCTAGAATTCCTTTTGGTTTTTAATGTCAAAAGTActtctaaaaaaaaatcttacaaaTGGACACAATTTCTTCAAAACATGTACATAGT is part of the Gossypium hirsutum isolate 1008001.06 chromosome D11, Gossypium_hirsutum_v2.1, whole genome shotgun sequence genome and encodes:
- the LOC107911445 gene encoding agamous-like MADS-box protein AGL104 isoform X2; protein product: MGRVKLQIKRIENDTNRQVTFSKRRNGLIKKAYELSILCDIEIALIMFSPSGRVSHFSGKKSLVRNKEILLSTLKKLQAEHDFVLQLASSTTNTTTNSNVEELHREINNLRQQIQLAEEQLRVYEPEPEPLTLTSMAEFESCEKNLEQVLTRITQRKNYLTTNHLSSFTDPSSVQMYLDAQEGMPNSFGNDVVGWLPDNGQSQNPTQYCAGSESPSIPVRNQSSMNTVYDPMGHGTNMSEMGGCHVTTTSSNDGLPSWHHNYSSTELLSAFMSSPTSFPLIKDIGDPSIPTKQEQVESGTNFPQMPCRDEDLLKILDEMTKMVNE
- the LOC107911445 gene encoding agamous-like MADS-box protein AGL104 isoform X1, coding for MGRVKLQIKRIENDTNRQVTFSKRRNGLIKKAYELSILCDIEIALIMFSPSGRVSHFSGKKRIEDVLSRYINLPDQDRGCLVRNKEILLSTLKKLQAEHDFVLQLASSTTNTTTNSNVEELHREINNLRQQIQLAEEQLRVYEPEPEPLTLTSMAEFESCEKNLEQVLTRITQRKNYLTTNHLSSFTDPSSVQMYLDAQEGMPNSFGNDVVGWLPDNGQSQNPTQYCAGSESPSIPVRNQSSMNTVYDPMGHGTNMSEMGGCHVTTTSSNDGLPSWHHNYSSTELLSAFMSSPTSFPLIKDIGDPSIPTKQEQVESGTNFPQMPCRDEDLLKILDEMTKMVNE